DNA sequence from the Cohnella herbarum genome:
GTTAGCCGCAAGCTTGACTTCGTCTTGAGCGTTCCCCATCGCTACGCCGAGACCGACGGCGCGAATCGCGGCAATATCGTTTAAGCTATCTCCGACGGCAACCACTTCGGACATTTCATAACCTAACATCCGGCAAACTTCCATAAGCGCGGTCGCTTTCGATACCCCGGTCGGGTTGATTTCGATGTTGAACGGAGAAGAGTTGGTAAGCTCCAGGCCGTCCCAAGTTTGGATCTCCTTCAGGATTTCGCCAAGGCTTTGCACGTCCTCGGTATAATAGCCGAATTTCAACCAATCGCTCGCAATGGTGTCTCCGACCCAACGTTCCTTATTATAAATATCCACGGTCGTATAACCCCAATACCAGACATCGGGATATTGCTCCGCGAGCGCGTGAAGCTTCATCACCTTACTGGAGTCAAGCAACGTTCGCCGGTGCAACGAATGGGGCTTCGTCCAAATTTCTCCCCCGTTCACCGTAATCATCGGCGATTCCAAACCGAGCTTCTCCGCGATCGGAA
Encoded proteins:
- a CDS encoding Cof-type HAD-IIB family hydrolase encodes the protein MAYERGQYRLLALDLDGTLLNESSEISDTNAEWVKHAVDAGVTVCVSTGRGFNSALPIAEKLGLESPMITVNGGEIWTKPHSLHRRTLLDSSKVMKLHALAEQYPDVWYWGYTTVDIYNKERWVGDTIASDWLKFGYYTEDVQSLGEILKEIQTWDGLELTNSSPFNIEINPTGVSKATALMEVCRMLGYEMSEVVAVGDSLNDIAAIRAVGLGVAMGNAQDEVKLAANVVTGSNQEHGVAQVIQNYVLRK